In Podospora pseudopauciseta strain CBS 411.78 chromosome 2 map unlocalized CBS411.78m_2, whole genome shotgun sequence, the genomic stretch CGGCTAGATGCCATTACGCCAACCCAACTTCGTCCTAGCTCCGCCAAGCTCGTTCTTATCTTATCCCAAAGCGGTCAAACCCGTCAAAACTTCCCGCCCCACTTTATttttcccttccctctctccctAAAATTTCCCCACCATCAAACTTGGCCCCTTCCCTTTTTTCTCCAGCAACCACCCCGACAAAACAACCGACAAAGATGGCGCAAGGAGCCATCAAAAAGGCCCCCAAGGCCAACCCGGGGCTCACCAAAGCCAAGGGCAGCGGCGGTGGAGCGAAAAAGGTCAACAAACCCCAAAAGGCCAAGAGCGGCGGGAGCGCAGAcaagcaaaagaagaagttCACCTCGGGCATGGTGGCCAAGACGGAGCTGATGCTGGGGGCGAGGGCGGGGCATCTGGAGCtgattgggaaggggagggacAAGACGAAGAAGGGGCCTGCGACGGAGAATAAAGGGGGGAGCCGGAAGTTTGGTTAAGACTGACTGCGCACTTTGTATGGTGGCAAGTCTGGGACGGAGAACGACGGCGGGGCGGGTTGGGAGATTTGGAAGGGGATGAAAACGACAAGGGAAAGGACGACAAGATACCCATTGTTTACGATATTGTTTCGCGATTCTTGCATGACTTTTGGGATTGGAAGGGATTTGGTACGACTCAATATGGCCGACAGACTGCTCGCTTTTGTCAAAATTGCATTTACGCCTCGACAAAACTCTCGGCGACTTCTCTCAAGACGCCCTCTACATACTTTGCGTCCCTCTCAACCTCGACCCTCCACGTCGACACAGCGATTCTCACCGCCTTCCTGCCTTGCCATTGCGTCCCGCTCACAAACATCTTGCCCGTCTGGTTGATCCGATTAACGAGAACATTATTCAGCGCCTCGTTTCTCGCCCGGAATAACACAATCATGAAGATGTCTTCCTCGACATGATTCTCAGTCTCAGGAAGCATCTCGTAATGTTCGCAGTTGTGGATAAAAGAGGCGAGTTTCCTGGCAAGGAACACCATCCGGCTGAACATGGCCTCCATGCCCTCTCGGCCCTCACTTTTCAGGACGGCATAAACTGGCAGGGCGCGGAAGCGACGGGAGTTCTCAAGGCCTATGTTCAAAGGGCCGAAGATCCCATCTTCTTGGGAACCGGcagcagaggaggatggcgggggaGCCAGGTAGGCGGCGCCCGGGTTGCTAAACACTTGAGTGAGGGTAGATGGGTGGCGGGAGAAGAAAATGCCGTTGTCGTAGGGCTTTTTaacacgcacacacacacacacatattAATACAGCAAGCAAATAAAAAGTTGAAAACAtatacaaaaaaaaaactcaaaaAAACTCACCACATTGAGAAGTTTATGCCCATCCACGCAAATACTATCCGCCAATTCCATGCCCGCAACACAGGCACGCAAACTAAGAAACTGGTCTGTTTTGGGCAGAGCCCGGGCAAAGATGCCAAAGGCGCCGTCGACGTGGATCCAGGCCTTGTAACGGTCAGCCAGGCTGCGGATCTTGGGCATGTCGAAGATGGCTGTAGCGAACCGGCCGGTGTTGACCTCGCCCGAGGAGATGGCTATGATGCATGCTGTGCTGTTTTTTTCAGCCTCTTTCAGGGCTGGTTCCAACTTGTCGAGGTCGATTCTCCACGGTTTGTCATCTTGTCCAACATCGAGCACgcactcctcccccaaccccaataTCTTGGCCGCCTTGAGCAGCGAGGAATGGGGTTTCGAGGTCAGAATTTTGATATCTGCCACCCCAGCGGCAATACAAGCTTTGACCAAGCCTACCTTGGCCACGGATTTTTCAGGGGAAGAGAGGCGGGAGGAGATGAGATATTCCCTCCCGCAGGCCAAACCGAGGATGTTGGCGCCCGTGGCGCCTGTGGTGAAAGTCTTAGCTGGGAAGCGGGAGGGTGGCAGGtcaaggagggagaggagcaTGGATAGGGTTGTTGACTCGACAAAAGTGGCGGAGGAGTGGACCCAtcctgatgatgatgatgatgatgatgatgatgactg encodes the following:
- a CDS encoding uncharacterized protein (COG:J; EggNog:ENOG503P8XD) yields the protein MAQGAIKKAPKANPGLTKAKGSGGGAKKVNKPQKAKSGGSADKQKKKFTSGMVAKTELMLGARAGHLELIGKGRDKTKKGPATENKGGSRKFG
- a CDS encoding uncharacterized protein (EggNog:ENOG503NX97; COG:E), which codes for MHMTNQLILSNLQHASKDPSQALFLPPSFGPSQISSEPHRLLLAPCQVSHCRELSSESNTKNTRPPTSIPPIMTTPNTPTGPDLHPDPGPDPESAFLLSAYTRLRATVTTHTTTHPILPTPQTLTQTLSSLPSAPFDLPPSTPSSTLTHLLESILPSLNQQSTSPYYYGFVTGSCLPIAQAADNLVTALDQNVQVHFPQSSSSSSSSSSGWVHSSATFVESTTLSMLLSLLDLPPSRFPAKTFTTGATGANILGLACGREYLISSRLSSPEKSVAKVGLVKACIAAGVADIKILTSKPHSSLLKAAKILGLGEECVLDVGQDDKPWRIDLDKLEPALKEAEKNSTACIIAISSGEVNTGRFATAIFDMPKIRSLADRYKAWIHVDGAFGIFARALPKTDQFLSLRACVAGMELADSICVDGHKLLNVPYDNGIFFSRHPSTLTQVFSNPGAAYLAPPPSSSAAGSQEDGIFGPLNIGLENSRRFRALPVYAVLKSEGREGMEAMFSRMVFLARKLASFIHNCEHYEMLPETENHVEEDIFMIVLFRARNEALNNVLVNRINQTGKMFVSGTQWQGRKAVRIAVSTWRVEVERDAKYVEGVLREVAESFVEA